The segment AAGAAGGGGTTACCGTAATCGAGTATGCCATATTAGCGGGTTCGATTGCTTTAGCATGTGTAGCAATCATTGGCCTGGTTGGAGAAAAAGTAAAAGGTTTATTTCAATCAATCATATTTTGAGCGGGGAATTGAGAATAAAGACAACATCGCCCTTGTTTTCCGCGGTAACCCTGCTTCCTGCTATTCCAGCCAGCATGTCTCTTTGCATATGGTTCATAGTGTACACTTATGTTCACATTTTATACACATTGTCGATTGTTTCTGCACTTTATGGTACAACCATGTCACCCATCCGGGATGAAAATAATTTTTTTCAATATTTTTTATTATGGTATATCTTTGGAATTGCTTCGGAAAAGACCCTCGCAATGACGTGCTTCGTGTCTTTTTTCAACACGAAGATCACGAAGGTTACGAAGACTACGAAGCATGTAGGGTGGGCACCGCCCACCAAATAAGACCGTTTCCGTCATTGCGGGGAGTGAAGCGACGAAGTAATCTCTGCCTTTGGGATTGCTTCGTGTCTTTTTTTAACACGAAGATCCTGGCGCGGCCTTTGGCCGCAACCAAATTCGGATTTCGAATTTCGAAACAACTTCAAATGCGTTCTTTGCACCTTTTCGATAAACTATTACGATTTATTTTTTGTTTTCTAATCCCGAAGGGATGTCATGATTATAGCAAAAGTTATACAAAAGATTTCTAACCCCGAAGGGGTGACATAGAAAACCCACGATTATCTTACAATCATGCCACCCCTTCGGGGTTGTTGGTTTTTGGTTGTTCATTACTATAATCATGTCAGCCCTTCGGGCTTGGTGCAGCCTTTGGCGCAACCGAATTCGAAATACTAAACAATTTCAAATGACAAATAACTCAATGCCCAAAACTTTACGTAATCCTTATCTGGTCATTGCCTTACGGTTATGCATCTTGAAAAACAAGCACAAAAAACAAGAAGTTGATGGATAGTAGTACGAAGTTTACGAAGTGCACGAAGAAAAATATTAAAAATACTCTTTTGCCTCTATCCTCCTTCGTGTCCTTCGTGTTCCTTTTGGCTACATAGTAAAAACAATTTCTCTGTTTTTACTATCCCCTATCCCCTATCCCCCATCATCATATACCTCGCACTCTTTGTGTTATTCATAATACTACGCGGTAAAAAACCATAAGAATCACAGGCCGGACGTACCCTTCGTTCGCTTTTATCTGGCATAAGGATTGCTATTTTTAGTAAGCCAGAAAATAAATGTTAAACTTTCTAGCCATTCTGTCGATAATATCCACACAGGGATGAAGCATTTGCTACCCGGATAACAAGACTGCCCTCATACCGGTTCACGGCAAATGCTTCGCCCTTACCTTTTATTTCGAAACACACCATAACATATAAGGGTGGGCACCGCCCACCAAATAAGACCGTTTCCGTCATTGCTTCGTCGCTTCGCTCCTCGCAATGACGTGCGCGTGTTTTTTACCACGAAGGACCTGGCGCGGCCTTTGGCCGCAACCAATTTCGGATTTCGAATTTCGGATTTCGAAATAATTTCAAATAACAAAAAACTCAATGCTCCAAACTTTACGTAAGATATATCTCTTATATGTCTTACGGTTATGCATCTTGAAAAACGAGCACAAAAAACAAGAAATTGATGGATTGTAGTACGAAGCGAAAAAAACACGAAGGGCACGAATATAGTATAGAATCAAAAGATTTGTTTCATAATTCATTTTTCTTCGTGCGCTTCATAAACTTCGTGTGCTTCGTGTCTGTGCCTTTACCACGAAGGACCTGACGCGGCCTGTGGCTGCAACCAAATTCGAAATACGAAACAGTTTCAAATGCGTTCTTTGCACCTTTGCGGTGAACTATTACGATTTATTTTTTGTTTTCTAATCCCGAAGGGATGTCATGATTATAGCAAAAGTCATACAAAAGATTTCTAACCCCGAAGGGGTGACATAGGAAACCCAAGATCATCTTGCAATCATGCCACCCCTTCGGGGTTGTTGGTTTTTGTTTGTTCATTTACTATAATCATGTCAGCCCTTCGGGCTTAGCGCGGCCTTTGGCCGCAACCAAATTAGAAATACTAAAATTTCCTCCCCCCTGTCTGCGTGCGGTGACCTGCCTGCCGCGCTGCGGCGCAGGCACGGCGCACAGGCAGGGAGGCCAGGTGGGGGTGAATAAGAATTGAAAAAAGAACTACGGCATAGAGCAAAAATGCTCAGAAAACGCCCCACCAATGCAGAAAAAAGTCATAAGAAAAGCATTGGTTGATTGACCCACCCTCCCCTAACCCCTCCCATCGAGGGAGGGGGATTTATCAGGCTTATGCATCTTGAAAAACGAGCACAAAAAACAAGAAATTGATGGATTGTAGTACGAAGCGAGAAAAACACGAAGGACACGAAGAAGGATACAGGCAAAAGATTTTTTTAAGATTTTCCTTCGTGTGCTTCGTAAACTTCGTGTGCTTCGTGTAACTCAAAAAAAGATTATGATGCCGGATTTAACGGCTTAAGCGGTTTGAACTGCTTAAACTGCTTGAACCGTTTGAACTCTTTGTATCAGCGTCCGGTTCTTTTATCCGCTCATTCAGCACATGTGCGTAGTAACCTGTCAAACGTGGTTGGCAGGTCCGGGTTTATCCATTTTCATGAGAAAAGGAGGTGAAAAGTGATGAAAAAGAAATTGTTGCAGTTCCTGAAGGAGGAGGAGGGTGTTACGATGATCGAGTACGCCTTGATCGCGGCCCTGATCGCTGTAGTGTCAATATTGATCCTTACAACCCTTGGTGGAAAAGTTAAAGGTACATTTGAGAAAGTCGAGAAAGCTATGCCATAATCAAATAGATATCATAAATTCTTGAAAGGATACACTATCCATTCCTAGACTATTCGTTCATTAAACCGTTGTTTTTTTATTTTAAAATCTGTGCAATCTGTGGTTCCTGTGCATTTCATCACAGATTGCACAGATGATAATTAAAAAGAAACAGGAACTGGATAGTGTATTACCTTTAAATAACGGTTCAAACGGTTTAAACGGTTTAAACGGCTTGAACGGCTTGAACGGCTTGAACAGTTTAAAGGTAAGGTAAAAACATATGCCAACGACGAACATAACAAACATAATAGAAATAACCCCTATCCTGCTCCTGGCTGCTACCCTGTTTATCGCTGTGGTCTATGACCTCCGTTTCCAGAAGATACCCAACTGGATCACCTTTCCCGTTATGGCAGCAGGCGTTGCGTTCCATACCGTTACCACCGGAGTTCAGGGGCTTGCCTTCAGCGCCGGGGGGGTGTTCACCGGCATTGCCGTCTTTATGCCTTTTTACCTCTTTTCTGGTATGGGGGCTGGCGATGTAAAGCTGATGGGCGCCATCGGGGGGCTACTGGGGATGAAAGGAGTACTCACTGCCGCAATTGGCACCTCCCTTGCTGGTGGTGTATATGCCGTGATACTCCTTGCATTCCACGGACAGCTCGTGGAAACGGTCAAACGGTACGGTCAGATGCTGAAGGAGTTTCTCTTTACCCGCAGGTTTGTCTATTATCCACCGGAAAAGAAGGAAAGGATGCCCATGCTCTGTTACGGGGTGGCGATTGCCTGTGGCACCACGCTTTCCCTCGTTATCAATATTGTATAAATAAACCGCCTGGATGAGAAAGTATATTGAAGGAATGAAAACCACAGATTGCACAGAGCGGCCTTTGGCCGCAACCAAATTCGAAATTCGAATTTCGAAATTCGAATTTGGTTGCGGCCAAAGGCCGCGCTGTGTCCTTCGTGTTTAGTAGCGCTTATTGAAATTTTCATCTAATTGGGTTCATCAGCAACCCTGAACCAGAAAAAGTCTTAAAAAGGAGAGTTACTGTGAATGGTAAAGTACTACTGCTCTTTGGTGCGGCGATACTCATTGCCCTCTTCGCCGCCCTCTACAGCTACAAGCACCTGCAAAAGGGAACCACGGTGGTAGAAAAATCACCGGTCTCCGATACCAGGTCCGTAGCCGTGGCATTAACTGACCTGTCGTGGGGTACAACACTGGACAGAACGATGGTAAAGATGGTACCTTACCTGAAAGAAAGCCTGCCGCCGGGATCTTTCTCCGACCCTGCCGCCCTTGCGGGAAGGGTGCTTCTTTCTCCGGTAAAGGCAAATGAACCGGTCCTTGAATCAAGGCTTGCCCCGACCACGATAAGAAGCGGCGGGATAGCCGCGGTGGTAACCCCGAACAACCGTGCCATGTCGGTAAAGGTGGACCGGATAAGCGGTATAGCCGGCTTTATCCATCCGGGCAACCGGGTGGACGTCCTGGTAACCCTGCAGGATCAGGAAAGGGACCGCGCACCGGTAACAAAGACGGTACTGGAAAATATCCTCGTCCTTGCCGCGGGCCCTCAGGTGGAAGCAGACGGAAAGAGGGAGCGGCCTGCCCAGGTGGATGTCATCACCCTGGAGGTAACCCCGGGGGAGGCAGAAAGGCTTGCCCTTGCAGCCTCTGAAGGGAAGATCCAGTTAGCCCTGAGAAATTATACCGACAGCAAAGGTGTCGTAACAAGGGGTATCACCATCCCAACGTTACTTGCCCGTTCGGAAAGAAGGCCGCCAAAGAGTGCCCCGCAACAGGCAGTAACAACACCATCCTTCGTATCCGTGCAGCTCATTAAAGGAAGCAGTATCAGTGAACTGAATTTCGAAAAGGGAGGAGAATAAATTCCATGGTAAACCGCAGGATAGCTTCGTGTCGCAACGGTGTGTCTCTTCTGTTAATCCTTGCCTTCTGTCTCTCGGTTTCTTTTCCATGCCGCGCAAAGGACACGCAGGGGTCCAATGCACGGCAGGCGCAAAAGCTGCAGGTAACCGCAGGCAAGTCCGCCATTCTTGAAAGCCGGAAGCCCATAAAGCGGGTATCACTGGCCGAAGCGGAGGCAGCGGATATCATGGTGCTAACCCCGCAGCAAATATACATCACCGGGAAGAAGCCCGGAGTAACAAGCCTTATCCTGTGGGACGAGGCGGACAAGCCTTCAGAAGTCTATGATCTTGAAGTACTGCCGGACATCAACCGCCTGAAAGAGAAAATCCACCGGATGTTCCCCGGTGAAGACCATATCCAGGTAGCGGCAACCCACAACAGCATTACCCTGTCCGGAACGGTTTCCAGCACGGCAAACCTTTCTATGATCATGGACCTTGCACGGACGTATGCACCCGTTAAGGACGGCGAACCGCAGGTGAACAACTTCCTTCAGGCAGGCGGCGTACACCAGGTCATGCTTGAGGTCAGGGTGTCCGAGATGTCCCGTACCCTCATGCGGAGGTTAGGGGTCAATTTCAACTTCATTACAGACAGTGGAAAATTCGGCATTTCTGTGCT is part of the Candidatus Jettenia sp. AMX2 genome and harbors:
- a CDS encoding Flp family type IVb pilin, producing the protein MKGKLLQFREKEEGVTVIEYAILAGSIALACVAIIGLVGEKVKGLFQSIIF
- a CDS encoding Flp family type IVb pilin, with protein sequence MKKKLLQFLKEEEGVTMIEYALIAALIAVVSILILTTLGGKVKGTFEKVEKAMP
- the cpaB gene encoding Flp pilus assembly protein CpaB, producing the protein MNGKVLLLFGAAILIALFAALYSYKHLQKGTTVVEKSPVSDTRSVAVALTDLSWGTTLDRTMVKMVPYLKESLPPGSFSDPAALAGRVLLSPVKANEPVLESRLAPTTIRSGGIAAVVTPNNRAMSVKVDRISGIAGFIHPGNRVDVLVTLQDQERDRAPVTKTVLENILVLAAGPQVEADGKRERPAQVDVITLEVTPGEAERLALAASEGKIQLALRNYTDSKGVVTRGITIPTLLARSERRPPKSAPQQAVTTPSFVSVQLIKGSSISELNFEKGGE
- a CDS encoding A24 family peptidase, whose translation is MPTTNITNIIEITPILLLAATLFIAVVYDLRFQKIPNWITFPVMAAGVAFHTVTTGVQGLAFSAGGVFTGIAVFMPFYLFSGMGAGDVKLMGAIGGLLGMKGVLTAAIGTSLAGGVYAVILLAFHGQLVETVKRYGQMLKEFLFTRRFVYYPPEKKERMPMLCYGVAIACGTTLSLVINIV